A single genomic interval of Polaribacter vadi harbors:
- the tuf gene encoding elongation factor Tu has product MAKGTFDRSKPHLNIGTIGHVDHGKTTLTAAITKVLADAGFSEARSFDQIDNAPEEKERGITINTSHVEYQTANRHYAHVDCPGHADYVKNMVTGAAQMDGAILVVAATDGPMPQTREHILLGRQVGIPRMVVFLNKVDMVDDEELLELVDMEVRELLSFYEYDGDNGPVVSGSALGALNGEQKWVDTVLELMEQVDAWIEEPLREIDKPFLMPVEDVFSITGRGTVATGRIETGIANTGDVVDIIGMGAEKMTSTITGIEMFRQILNRGEAGDNAGILLRGIAKEDIKRGMVICKPGSVTPHAKFKAEVYVLKKEEGGRHTPFHNNYRPQFYVRTTDVTGTINLPEGVEMVMPGDNLTITVDLIQPIALNVGLRFAIREGGRTVGAGQVTELLD; this is encoded by the coding sequence ATGGCAAAAGGAACTTTTGACCGTTCGAAACCACACTTAAACATTGGTACTATCGGACACGTAGATCACGGTAAAACAACTTTAACTGCGGCTATTACTAAAGTATTAGCTGATGCAGGATTCTCTGAAGCTAGGTCTTTTGATCAGATTGATAATGCACCAGAAGAAAAGGAGAGAGGTATTACTATTAATACTTCGCATGTTGAATATCAAACAGCGAATCGTCACTACGCTCACGTAGATTGTCCTGGTCACGCGGATTATGTTAAGAACATGGTTACAGGTGCTGCACAAATGGATGGAGCTATTTTGGTAGTTGCTGCTACAGATGGTCCAATGCCTCAAACTAGAGAGCATATTTTGTTAGGTCGTCAGGTAGGTATTCCTCGTATGGTTGTTTTCTTGAATAAAGTAGACATGGTTGATGATGAGGAGCTTTTAGAGTTGGTTGATATGGAGGTTAGAGAATTGTTGTCTTTCTATGAGTACGATGGTGATAATGGACCTGTTGTTTCTGGTTCTGCTTTAGGGGCGTTGAATGGAGAGCAAAAATGGGTTGATACTGTTTTAGAGTTAATGGAGCAAGTTGATGCTTGGATTGAAGAGCCTTTGAGAGAAATTGATAAGCCGTTTTTAATGCCTGTTGAAGATGTATTTTCTATTACAGGTCGTGGTACAGTAGCAACTGGACGTATCGAAACTGGAATTGCAAATACTGGAGATGTTGTTGATATTATTGGTATGGGGGCTGAAAAAATGACTTCTACTATTACTGGTATTGAAATGTTTCGTCAGATTTTAAATAGAGGAGAAGCTGGAGATAATGCTGGTATTTTATTAAGAGGTATTGCAAAAGAAGATATTAAAAGAGGAATGGTAATCTGTAAGCCAGGTTCTGTAACTCCACACGCTAAATTTAAGGCAGAGGTTTATGTCTTGAAAAAAGAAGAAGGTGGACGTCACACTCCATTCCATAACAATTATCGTCCACAGTTCTATGTTAGAACTACAGATGTTACAGGTACAATTAATTTACCTGAAGGAGTTGAAATGGTAATGCCAGGAGATAACTTAACAATTACTGTAGACTTAATTCAGCCTATTGCTTTAAATGTAGGTTTAAGATTTGCTATCCGTGAAGGTGGTAGAACTGTAGGAGCAGGTCAAGTAACTGAATTATTAGATTAA
- the rpsU gene encoding 30S ribosomal protein S21, translating to MLIIPIKEGENIDRALKRYKRKFDRTKTMKNLRNRKNFTKPSVAKRAQRIKASYVQRLRTQEEVG from the coding sequence ATGTTAATTATACCTATTAAAGAAGGAGAAAATATAGATAGAGCTTTAAAACGTTACAAACGAAAGTTTGACAGAACGAAAACAATGAAGAACTTACGTAACAGAAAGAACTTTACAAAGCCATCTGTAGCGAAAAGAGCTCAAAGAATAAAAGCCTCTTACGTTCAAAGACTAAGAACACAAGAAGAAGTAGGATAG
- the rpoB gene encoding DNA-directed RNA polymerase subunit beta has protein sequence MATKNTTERINFATSKMIKEYPDFLDIQVKSFQDFFQLQTKAEERGEEGLYKTFMDNFPITDTRNQFVLEFLDYFVDPPRYSIQECIERGLTHSVPLKARLKLYCTDPEHEDFETIVQDVYLGTIPYMTNSGTFVINGAERVVVSQLHRSPGVFFGQSFHANGTKLYSARVIPFKGSWIEFATDINQVMYAYIDRKKKLPVTTLFRAIGFERDKDILEIFDLAEEVKVSKAGLKKVLGRKLAARVLKTWHEDFVDEDTGEVVSIERNEIIFDRDTILEKEHIDEIIEAGAKTVLLHKVDNDLADYAIIHNTLQKDPTNSEKEAVEHIYRQLRNAEPPDEETARGIIDKLFFSEQRYNLGEVGRFRMNTKLQLNEPIDQKVLTKLDIITIIKYLIELINSKAEVDDIDHLSNRRVRTVGEQLAGQFGVGLARMARTIRERMNVRDNEVFTPIDLINAKTLSSVINSFFGTNQLSQFMDQTNPLAEITHKRRLSALGPGGLSRERAGFEVRDVHYTHYGRLCPIETPEGPNIGLISSLSVFAKVNNLGFIETPYRKVDNGIVAGDEPIYLSAEEEEGMKIAQSNLELEEDGTIVLDRVIAREEGDFPVVNPDEINYMDVAPNQIASISASLIPFLEHDDANRALMGSNMMRQAVPLLRPESPIVGTGLERRVAKDSRILINAEGAGVVTYVDANQITIKYDRTEEEKMVSFDSDEVSYNLIKFRKTNQGTSINLKPIVEKGDRVEEGQVLCEGYATQKGELALGRNMKVAFMPWKGYNFEDAIVISEKVVREDIFTSIHIDEYSLDVRDTKLGTEELTNDIPNVSEEATKDLDENGMIRIGAEVNPGDILIGKITPKGESDPTPEEKLLRAIFGDKAGDVKDASLKASPSLRGVVIDKKLFRRAVKDKNKRLRDKEAVATLEQSFVSKFETLKDELIDKLFTLISGKTSQGVFNDLGEEVLPKGKKYTLKMLNSVDDYIHLTGSWTTDKDLNTLVGELVHNYKIKVNDLQGSLRRQKFTISVGDELPAGILKLAKIYIAKKRKLKVGDKMAGRHGNKGIVARIVRAEDMPFLEDGTPVDIVLNPLGVPSRMNIGQIYETVLGWAGQKLGTKYATPIFDGASLDQINEITDTAGVPRFGHTYLYDGGTGKRFDQPATVGIIYMIKLGHMIEDKMHARSIGPYSLITQQPLGGKAQFGGQRFGEMEVWALEAYGASSILREILTVKSDDVMGRAKTYESIVKGEAMPEPGLPESFNVLMHELKGLGLDVRLEE, from the coding sequence TTGGCAACGAAAAACACTACTGAAAGAATCAACTTCGCCACTTCTAAAATGATTAAGGAGTATCCAGATTTCTTGGATATTCAGGTAAAATCTTTTCAAGATTTTTTCCAACTTCAAACAAAAGCAGAAGAAAGAGGTGAAGAAGGTTTGTACAAAACCTTCATGGATAACTTTCCTATTACAGATACAAGAAATCAATTCGTTTTAGAATTTTTAGATTATTTTGTAGATCCACCAAGATATTCAATACAAGAATGTATTGAAAGAGGTCTTACACACAGTGTTCCTTTAAAAGCACGTCTAAAACTTTACTGTACAGACCCAGAACACGAAGATTTCGAAACTATTGTACAAGATGTTTATCTTGGTACAATTCCTTATATGACAAACTCTGGTACCTTTGTAATTAATGGTGCAGAGCGTGTGGTAGTTTCACAATTACACAGATCACCAGGTGTATTTTTTGGACAATCTTTCCACGCAAATGGTACAAAATTATATTCAGCAAGAGTAATTCCTTTTAAAGGTTCTTGGATAGAATTTGCAACCGATATCAATCAAGTAATGTATGCTTATATTGATAGAAAGAAAAAATTACCAGTAACAACTTTATTCAGAGCCATTGGTTTTGAAAGAGATAAAGATATTTTAGAGATTTTTGATCTTGCTGAAGAAGTTAAAGTTTCTAAAGCTGGTTTAAAGAAAGTATTAGGACGCAAATTAGCAGCTAGAGTTTTAAAAACTTGGCATGAAGATTTTGTGGATGAAGATACTGGAGAAGTTGTATCAATCGAAAGAAATGAAATAATTTTTGATCGTGATACAATTCTTGAAAAAGAACACATTGATGAAATAATAGAAGCAGGTGCTAAAACCGTTTTACTACATAAAGTAGATAACGATTTGGCAGATTATGCTATTATACATAATACATTACAGAAAGATCCTACAAATTCAGAAAAAGAAGCTGTAGAACATATTTATAGACAATTACGTAATGCAGAACCGCCAGATGAAGAAACTGCAAGAGGTATTATAGATAAGTTATTCTTTTCTGAGCAAAGATATAATTTAGGTGAAGTTGGTCGTTTTAGAATGAACACCAAACTTCAATTAAATGAACCTATAGATCAAAAGGTATTAACGAAGTTAGATATTATTACTATTATAAAATATCTAATTGAATTGATAAACTCTAAAGCAGAAGTAGATGATATCGATCACCTTTCTAACAGACGTGTAAGAACAGTTGGAGAGCAGTTAGCTGGTCAGTTTGGTGTTGGTTTAGCTAGAATGGCTAGAACAATTCGTGAGCGTATGAATGTACGTGATAACGAAGTTTTTACTCCTATTGATTTAATTAACGCAAAAACGTTATCATCAGTAATTAACTCATTTTTTGGGACTAATCAGTTATCTCAATTTATGGATCAAACAAATCCATTAGCAGAGATTACACATAAGCGTAGATTATCTGCACTTGGACCTGGTGGTTTATCAAGAGAAAGAGCTGGTTTTGAGGTACGTGATGTTCACTATACTCATTATGGACGTTTATGTCCTATTGAAACACCAGAAGGACCAAACATTGGTTTAATTTCATCACTTTCCGTATTTGCAAAAGTAAACAACTTAGGATTTATTGAAACTCCATATAGAAAAGTTGATAACGGAATTGTTGCTGGTGATGAACCAATCTACTTAAGTGCTGAAGAGGAAGAAGGAATGAAAATTGCTCAATCTAATTTAGAACTAGAAGAAGATGGTACTATCGTTTTAGATAGAGTTATTGCAAGAGAAGAGGGAGATTTTCCTGTTGTTAATCCAGATGAGATTAATTATATGGATGTTGCACCGAACCAAATTGCATCTATCTCTGCATCTTTAATTCCATTTTTGGAACATGATGATGCCAACCGTGCTTTGATGGGATCTAACATGATGCGTCAAGCAGTTCCTTTATTACGTCCTGAATCTCCTATTGTTGGAACTGGTTTAGAACGTAGAGTTGCTAAAGATTCTAGAATCTTAATTAACGCAGAAGGAGCAGGAGTTGTTACTTATGTAGATGCAAATCAAATAACAATAAAGTACGATAGAACTGAGGAAGAAAAAATGGTAAGTTTTGATTCTGATGAAGTTTCTTATAACTTAATCAAGTTTAGAAAAACAAACCAAGGTACTTCTATCAACTTAAAACCGATTGTAGAAAAAGGAGATAGAGTTGAAGAAGGTCAAGTTCTTTGTGAAGGTTATGCAACACAAAAAGGAGAATTAGCTTTAGGAAGAAACATGAAAGTAGCCTTTATGCCTTGGAAAGGGTATAATTTTGAGGATGCAATTGTAATTTCTGAAAAAGTTGTTCGTGAAGATATATTTACATCTATTCATATCGATGAGTATTCTTTAGATGTTAGAGATACAAAATTAGGAACTGAAGAGTTAACTAATGATATTCCTAACGTTTCTGAAGAAGCTACCAAAGATTTAGATGAAAATGGAATGATAAGAATTGGAGCAGAAGTTAATCCTGGTGATATCTTAATTGGTAAAATTACACCAAAAGGAGAATCTGATCCAACTCCAGAAGAAAAATTATTACGTGCTATTTTTGGTGATAAAGCAGGTGATGTAAAAGATGCATCATTAAAAGCTTCTCCATCTTTAAGAGGTGTAGTAATTGATAAAAAATTATTTAGAAGAGCTGTTAAAGATAAGAACAAGAGATTAAGAGATAAAGAGGCAGTTGCAACTTTAGAACAATCTTTCGTTTCTAAATTTGAAACTTTAAAAGATGAATTAATTGATAAATTATTCACTTTAATAAGCGGAAAAACATCTCAAGGAGTTTTTAATGATTTAGGAGAAGAAGTTTTACCAAAAGGTAAAAAGTACACGCTTAAAATGTTAAATTCTGTTGATGATTATATTCATTTAACAGGTTCTTGGACAACTGATAAAGATTTAAATACTTTAGTTGGTGAATTAGTTCACAATTATAAAATTAAAGTAAATGATTTACAAGGTTCTTTAAGACGTCAAAAATTTACAATTTCTGTTGGGGATGAATTACCAGCTGGAATTTTAAAATTAGCTAAAATTTACATCGCTAAAAAACGTAAGTTAAAAGTAGGTGATAAAATGGCAGGACGTCATGGAAATAAAGGTATTGTAGCTCGTATTGTAAGAGCTGAAGATATGCCTTTCTTAGAAGATGGAACTCCAGTAGATATCGTTTTAAATCCATTAGGTGTACCATCTCGTATGAACATTGGTCAGATTTATGAAACTGTTCTTGGTTGGGCAGGTCAAAAATTAGGAACTAAATATGCAACACCAATTTTTGATGGAGCATCTTTAGATCAAATTAATGAAATTACAGATACAGCAGGTGTACCAAGATTTGGACATACTTATTTATATGATGGTGGAACAGGAAAACGTTTCGATCAACCAGCAACAGTTGG
- the nusG gene encoding transcription termination/antitermination protein NusG: protein MAADSVMKWYVVRAIGGQENKVKAYIETEISRVGLSDYVNQVIVPTEKVIQIRNGKKVNRERAFFPGYIMVEANLSGEVPHVIRAITGVIGFLGEVKGGDPVPMRKSEVNRMLGKVDELSVQDENMAIPFNIGETVKVVDGPFNGFDGTIEKINEEKRKLEVMVKIFGRKTPLELSYMQVEKV, encoded by the coding sequence ATGGCAGCTGATTCAGTAATGAAATGGTATGTTGTTAGAGCCATTGGAGGACAAGAAAATAAAGTGAAAGCTTATATAGAAACTGAAATTTCTAGAGTAGGTTTATCTGATTATGTTAACCAGGTAATTGTTCCAACTGAAAAAGTTATACAAATACGTAATGGTAAAAAAGTTAACAGAGAGAGAGCTTTTTTTCCAGGCTATATTATGGTTGAAGCAAATCTTTCAGGTGAAGTTCCTCACGTAATTAGAGCTATAACAGGAGTTATTGGTTTCTTAGGTGAAGTTAAAGGTGGAGATCCTGTTCCAATGCGTAAATCTGAAGTTAACAGAATGCTTGGTAAAGTTGATGAACTTTCTGTTCAAGATGAAAATATGGCTATTCCGTTTAATATTGGAGAAACCGTAAAAGTTGTAGATGGACCATTCAATGGATTTGATGGTACTATTGAAAAAATAAATGAAGAAAAACGCAAGCTTGAAGTAATGGTAAAGATTTTTGGAAGAAAAACTCCATTAGAATTAAGCTACATGCAAGTAGAAAAGGTATAA
- the secE gene encoding preprotein translocase subunit SecE, producing the protein MNFIQYIKDSFDELSNHMTWISKEDAQKTTVTVAVFTILFALAVAGIDYVFQTGLDSFFEMFKPNS; encoded by the coding sequence ATGAATTTTATACAATATATCAAAGATTCTTTTGATGAGTTAAGTAATCACATGACTTGGATTTCAAAAGAGGATGCACAAAAGACAACAGTAACTGTAGCTGTTTTTACAATATTGTTTGCATTGGCAGTAGCTGGTATAGATTATGTTTTTCAAACAGGATTAGATAGTTTTTTCGAAATGTTTAAACCTAATTCATAA
- a CDS encoding tyrosine-type recombinase/integrase, with product MINSFLEYISLEKKYSVNTITAYKNDLISFRDFLLLEYNQDNLLEVHYPQIRNWIVSLVDADISNRTINRKVSSLKSFYKYLQISEQIVINPLSKHKALKIAKKVQIPFTAKEINSVIENIGQESSFTSIRNKLIVELFYSTGIRRTELINIKENNISFSNGTIKVLGKRNKERFVPLLKSVSVTLKSYLEIKKKYTQNLEELFITENGNKIYETLVYRIINSYFSQVSSKVKKSPHILRHSFATHLLNEGANLNSVKELLGHSSLASTQVYTHNSLDALKKVYNQAHPRSIKKE from the coding sequence TTGATAAATTCATTTTTAGAGTACATTTCACTTGAAAAAAAATATTCTGTAAACACAATTACAGCATATAAAAACGATTTAATCTCTTTTCGTGATTTTTTACTTTTAGAATATAATCAAGATAACTTATTAGAAGTTCATTACCCTCAAATAAGAAATTGGATTGTTTCTTTAGTAGATGCAGATATTTCTAACAGAACAATTAATAGAAAAGTAAGTTCTTTAAAGTCTTTTTATAAATACCTGCAAATAAGCGAGCAGATAGTTATAAATCCACTTAGCAAACACAAAGCATTAAAAATTGCTAAAAAAGTACAAATTCCTTTTACAGCAAAAGAAATTAATTCTGTTATCGAAAATATTGGCCAAGAGAGTAGTTTTACCTCTATTAGAAATAAACTAATTGTAGAACTATTTTATTCTACAGGAATAAGAAGAACAGAGCTTATCAATATAAAAGAAAACAATATAAGCTTTTCGAATGGAACAATTAAAGTATTGGGGAAAAGAAATAAAGAACGTTTTGTTCCTTTATTAAAATCAGTTTCAGTAACTTTAAAGAGTTATTTAGAAATTAAAAAAAAATACACCCAAAACTTAGAAGAACTTTTCATTACGGAAAATGGAAATAAAATTTATGAAACGCTTGTATACAGAATTATAAATTCATATTTTAGTCAAGTCTCTTCAAAGGTTAAAAAGAGTCCTCATATTTTGAGACATTCTTTCGCAACACATCTATTAAATGAAGGGGCAAATTTAAACTCGGTTAAAGAATTGCTAGGGCATTCTAGTTTAGCCTCAACACAAGTCTATACTCACAATAGTCTTGATGCTTTAAAAAAAGTATATAACCAAGCTCACCCTAGGAGCATTAAAAAAGAATAA
- the rplK gene encoding 50S ribosomal protein L11, translated as MAKEVSKVVKLQVRGGAANPSPPVGPALGAAGVNIMEFCKQFNARTQDKQGKVLPVVITVFKDKSFDFVVKTPPAAVQLLEAAKIKKGSGEPNRKKVASVTWDQIKVIAEDKMVDLNAFEISSAMRMIAGTARSMGLTVKGNAPA; from the coding sequence ATGGCAAAAGAAGTTAGTAAAGTAGTTAAGTTACAAGTAAGGGGAGGCGCAGCGAATCCATCGCCGCCGGTTGGACCCGCTTTAGGTGCTGCTGGTGTTAACATTATGGAGTTCTGTAAACAGTTTAATGCAAGAACGCAAGACAAGCAAGGTAAAGTTTTACCTGTTGTTATTACTGTTTTCAAAGACAAATCGTTTGATTTTGTCGTAAAAACTCCTCCTGCAGCAGTTCAGTTACTAGAAGCGGCCAAAATTAAAAAGGGTTCAGGAGAACCAAACAGGAAAAAAGTAGCATCAGTTACTTGGGATCAGATTAAAGTAATTGCAGAAGATAAAATGGTAGATTTAAATGCCTTTGAAATTTCTTCAGCAATGCGTATGATTGCAGGTACAGCACGTTCTATGGGTTTAACAGTTAAAGGAAATGCACCAGCATAA
- the rplA gene encoding 50S ribosomal protein L1 encodes MAKLTKKQKEAHAKLDRSQSYDLAAASALVKDITNVKFDASVDLAIRLGVDPRKANQMVRGVVTLPHGTGKDVKVLALVTPDKEAEAKEAGADYVGLDEYLQKIKGGWTDVDVIITMPAVMGKLGPLGRILGPRGLMPNPKTGTVTMDVAKAVQDVKAGKIDFKVDKTGIVHASIGKVSFDAVKLQENANELIQTIIKLKPTTAKGVYVKSVFMSSTMSPSIAVEVKTV; translated from the coding sequence ATGGCAAAATTAACAAAAAAGCAAAAAGAAGCTCACGCGAAATTAGATCGTTCTCAATCGTATGATTTAGCAGCAGCTTCAGCGTTAGTCAAAGACATTACTAATGTAAAGTTTGATGCATCAGTAGATTTAGCAATACGTTTAGGAGTTGATCCTCGTAAAGCTAATCAAATGGTTCGTGGTGTAGTAACATTACCTCATGGAACAGGAAAAGATGTAAAAGTTTTAGCATTAGTAACTCCAGATAAAGAAGCAGAAGCTAAAGAAGCAGGTGCAGATTACGTGGGATTAGATGAGTACCTTCAGAAAATTAAAGGAGGTTGGACAGATGTAGATGTAATTATTACTATGCCTGCAGTTATGGGTAAATTAGGTCCTTTAGGTAGAATCTTAGGTCCTAGAGGTTTAATGCCTAACCCAAAAACAGGTACTGTAACTATGGATGTTGCTAAAGCTGTACAAGATGTAAAAGCTGGTAAAATCGATTTTAAAGTTGATAAAACTGGTATAGTACATGCATCAATTGGAAAGGTATCTTTTGATGCTGTAAAACTTCAAGAGAATGCAAACGAGCTAATACAAACTATTATTAAATTGAAACCTACAACTGCTAAAGGCGTATATGTAAAAAGCGTTTTTATGTCTAGTACAATGAGTCCTAGTATCGCTGTTGAAGTAAAAACTGTTTAA
- the rplJ gene encoding 50S ribosomal protein L10, whose translation MTREEKSQVIQDLTGVLADTNTLYLADISGLNAQTTSNLRRACFKAGIQLSVVKNTLLAKAMEASDKDFGELPTVLKGNTSMMISEAANAPAKLIKEFRKKSKKPLLKGAFAEESVYIGDDQLDALVDIKSREELIGEIIGLLQSPAKNVLGALQSGGQKLSGILKTLSEK comes from the coding sequence ATGACTAGAGAAGAGAAATCACAAGTAATACAAGATTTAACAGGAGTATTAGCAGATACTAATACGTTATATTTAGCAGATATTTCTGGATTAAATGCACAGACTACTTCTAATTTACGTAGAGCATGTTTTAAAGCAGGTATTCAGTTATCAGTTGTTAAAAATACATTACTTGCGAAAGCAATGGAAGCATCAGACAAAGATTTTGGTGAACTTCCAACAGTATTAAAAGGTAATACTTCTATGATGATTTCTGAAGCAGCTAATGCTCCAGCAAAATTAATCAAAGAATTTAGAAAAAAATCTAAAAAACCATTATTAAAGGGAGCTTTTGCAGAAGAGTCTGTTTATATTGGTGATGATCAGTTAGACGCTTTAGTTGATATTAAATCAAGAGAAGAGTTAATTGGAGAAATCATTGGATTATTACAATCACCAGCTAAGAATGTTCTTGGAGCATTACAATCAGGTGGTCAAAAACTTTCAGGTATTTTAAAAACCTTATCTGAAAAATAA
- the rplL gene encoding 50S ribosomal protein L7/L12, producing the protein MADLKDFAEQLVNLTVKEVNELATILKDEYGIEPAAAAVAVAGPAAGGEEEADEQTEFDVILTAAGGSKLAVVKLVKELTGLGLKEAKGIVDSAPAAVKEGVSKDEAEGLKKSLEEAGAEVELK; encoded by the coding sequence ATGGCAGATTTAAAAGATTTCGCAGAGCAATTAGTTAACTTAACAGTAAAAGAAGTTAATGAATTAGCTACTATCTTAAAAGACGAATATGGTATTGAGCCAGCAGCAGCAGCAGTTGCAGTAGCAGGTCCAGCAGCAGGAGGTGAAGAAGAAGCAGATGAGCAAACTGAATTCGATGTAATTTTAACAGCAGCAGGTGGTTCTAAACTTGCAGTAGTAAAATTAGTTAAAGAATTAACTGGTTTAGGATTAAAAGAAGCAAAAGGTATCGTAGATAGCGCTCCTGCAGCAGTAAAAGAAGGTGTATCTAAAGATGAGGCAGAAGGTCTTAAAAAATCTTTAGAAGAAGCTGGAGCTGAAGTAGAGCTTAAGTAA
- the hpf gene encoding ribosome hibernation-promoting factor, HPF/YfiA family codes for MKVFTQSVNFNADKELINFVEKKVGTLVKFHDKIVDAEVFLKVQNTSDKENKITEIKINIPGNELIVKRETKTFEEGVNTAVDNLKRQLKRSKEKLRDSMIS; via the coding sequence ATGAAAGTATTCACACAATCAGTTAATTTCAACGCAGATAAAGAGTTAATTAACTTTGTAGAAAAGAAAGTTGGTACATTAGTAAAATTTCATGATAAAATTGTAGATGCAGAGGTTTTTTTAAAAGTTCAAAATACTAGTGATAAAGAAAATAAAATTACAGAAATAAAAATAAATATCCCAGGAAATGAATTAATTGTAAAAAGAGAAACAAAAACCTTTGAAGAAGGTGTAAATACAGCAGTAGATAATTTAAAAAGACAGTTAAAAAGATCAAAAGAAAAGCTTCGAGATTCTATGATTTCATAA